ACTTCTTTTATTATGGAGAACTCCTCCCTTAAAACCACCTTACTCAAATCTAACTCTCCTTTGAAAGCATCTTGACCTAGACGACCGTAAAGGTTTTGTAGTTGTTTTAAATGTTCTTTTTGTAGTTTTATTAAATCTTCAATTTTATGTACTTTAAGCTCGAAGTCCTTTTGCATATCAATAGGTGGTAATACCACTTCAAGGTTGCCTAATATTGTTTGGTTTAGGTTAGTAATATTTGCGCCTCGTCCTTTACTAAGCATGCGGTTTTTAAAATTTTCATTCTTAAAAAGATAAGTCAAGTAGATAGAATTCAATTTTTCAGATTTTAGCCTAAATCTTATACAAAACCCGCTAAAGGTTACATTTTCATCGTTTGGATAAATCGCAATGCACCTACCAACTAATTTTTTGTTACCGTTAGAACGAACAAATACCAAATCTCCATTTTTAAGAAAATAGTCTTTAGAAGGATATTTAAATACACTAATTGTTGGTAAGGACTCAGTTTTATAAATAGTAGAAAGACTTTTGAACTCGCTTACTCCAAGACTTTTAATAATGTGTCCTTTCTCATTCTTTGAAAAGTTTAACCCGTTTTTAAAGTTCCCAAACCGATTAAGCCGTTTTGTTTTCCACCCTTTTTCATTTTTAACTGGATCTCCAAACATCTCCAAAAAAGTACTCTTCAATAATTCATCTAAAAGAGCAATACTTTCTTTGCGTTTGGCAATGAGTTCTTCACAATCGGTAAGGACTTGCGCTATGCGTTTTTGATCTTCTAATTTTGGTAAGAAAATTTTAGTTTTTAAGTAATTATCTAGTTTTAAATTAGCAATTCCAGTTGTTTTGTTTTGAAATCTAAAAGTTTTACCTCTTAAATGATTATTTAAAAGTGCATATAAGAGATATTTTGGAAAGGCTTTGTTAGGGTTAGGTCTTAAAATAGCTGTGAAATTATTTGTCAAATATGTTCCATTAGCTGGATCTTCAAAATAGACTACTCTACCAACTGGTTTATTTGGAGTGCCTCCAGATTTTTCAATGATAATATCACCATCTACAAGGTGTTTTTTAAAAACCTTGTTTTCGTCTATATTTCTTTTAACAATATCTGAAAAATTAATCTTACCAGAATTTGTGAAATTGGTTGTTCGAATTACAAAAACATCATTGTCCTTTTCAGATGGTTTGCCCCATTCGCCTGATATTTTATCGTTTATTAAGTCTACTATGCTAGAATAATTCATTAAAAGAACTCTTTCAATTCGTTCAACTTCTTAGAGATTTGAGCTTCCAAACCATTTTCTCCCATCAGTTTTTCTAAAATTACCTCGGGTTCTTCATATTCAATTTCTTCATATACTTCTTCTTTATAACGTGAAAAACTTAGGTCGTAGCCTTCTGAAACAATTTCCTTTTTAGGTACGGTAAAATAGTTGCGTTTCCTATCATTTTCAGACACCGGCTTTGCACTCTTATATTTAATGACAATATCTTGCAAGTCTCCATAACCTTCTAATTTGGCCCGTTTGTCATCTAAACTATAACCATCACTTTGCATATCGTAGAACCAAACATTTTCTGTTTCACCGCCTTTGGTAAATATCAATAATGCTGTACTTACACCTGCATAGGGCTTAAAAACACCGCTAGGAGCCGTTATGACTGCTTTTAATTCACTCTTTTCAATCATTAATTTACGGGCTTCCTTAAATGCTTTTCCGCTTCCAAAAAGCACGCCTTGGGGCACAACAATACCGGCAGTTCCACCCATACGTAACATTTGGTAAATACGTTCAATAAAAAGCAGTTCAGTCTTCGTTGTACCTAGTTGCAAACTTTCGTTGATATCACCTTTATCTATATTGCCAGTAAAAGGTGGGTTGGCCAAGACCACATCGTATTGGCTACTTTCATTATAGCTTTTACTCAGTGTATCGGTATAATCTATTTGTGGGCTTTCAATACCGTGCATCATCAAGTTCATAAGTCCTAAGCGCACCATGGTTTGGTCAATATCATAGCCTTGTAGGCTTTGATCTAAAATTTCTTTAGTTTTCTCATTAAATCTAGAAGCCTTGCTAGATCGTATAAATCCGTCTTCATCGGTCTCTCGAGAACCTTTCTTTTTATCTAATTGTGTAACTAGATATTGATAAGCATCCAATAAAAAACCACCTGTACCACAGGCTGGGTCTACAATACGGTTACCCAATTTTGGAGAAACCAATTCTACTAATAATTTTATAATATGGCGAGGAGTTCTAAACTGTCCGTTTTTACCGGCGCTGGCAATTTCACTCAATAAATATTCGTAAACATCCCCCTGGATATCCTGAAAATCTTGCCCTTTTTCAGAGGCATCTCTTTCCATCTCATCATAGATCTCATCAATAATCTTTACAGCTTCAACCAATAAAGAAGGTTTAGGAATGATAAAGACAGCATTCCGCATGTGTTTTACAAATGGGGAATCATCTGTATCCAAAGTTTTTATAAATGGAAAAACATATTGTTGTACCCTTTGCAACATTTCTTCTGCGGGCAATCTTTTAAACTCACTCCAACGTAATTGCTGCTTTTCAATTTTTAAGTCACTATTAGGTAATTGAAACTCTCCTTTAAAACGGGAAGTGAAAGGGTCGCCTGTAAATTCTGCCCTTGATTGTGCATCAGTATCGTTTTCATCTAATTTCTTCATAAAGAGCAAATAAGTAATCTGCTCAATAGCGGTTAAAGGGTTAGAGATACCCCCACTCCAGAACTTGTTCCAGAGTTCTTGAATTTGTGATTTGATTATCGGGTTATGTTGTAACAGGCTCATTTAAAATCGTTTTCAAAATTTTTGAAGTTTTCTTTATCTAGCCAAAACTCATAGCACTTGGCAATCACCCCATTTTCCCATTCCTTATCTTTTTTTAGGTCCTCCCAATTTTTCCCTAACAAATCAGCACACAATTTATAAAAGCCATCGCCCTGCTCTCTTTGGCCATTTTTATGTGTTACCAGTGCACTTAACAAAGGTCTTCCTTTTTCGAATTCATGAGCAGATATATTGCCTAACCATTCACCAACCAAACTACGATGATAATCATTGGAGAAATCAAGTCCAAGCATTAACACGTCATTCACTTGGGAATAACTTCTAGTGGTACGAAGTCTTGCCAATTCTATCAAATGTTTTCTTATATCCTTTTCCATTATGCTACTAATTGTTCGGTTAGGGTTACGATTTCCTTAATTTCTTTTGGGTTAAATACACCTTGTATTCCTTTCGGATGGATAACGGTAAACGGGGCTTCCAATAAATTACGTTTATGAATTTGGCCACGTTCGATGATATAATCCCGTAAAAGGTTTAAAAATTCAATTTGTCTTGTGCTCAGCGTTGTATGCTCCTGAATAAAATCGGCTACTTTTTTACTTACGGTGGCATCAAAACTTTCCAGTATTTCAATGCCCAAAATATGCTTTATAAATTGCAGGAAACTGGCGCGTTGATTTTTATATACTTTTTGTAACAGGGCTTCGGTAATATGTGGATCTTCTAAATACAGTTCTTCGGCCAGTTGGTCTGCTTCTTCCGGAGAGACATCCGCACCATTTTTTATTTTTTGGAGGATGGGGTTTCGGTCGAGTATTTCAGCAATCTTTTGTTCCACCATTTCGCGATAGCGCGAAATACTGACCGATTCGTGCTGTGGGCCGAATTCGATAAACTCCTTGGTGGTTACGATATCGGATAAATTTAACTGATCCATTCCGTTCCCCACAGGGCGGCGGTCGATATAGCGCATCAAGGGCGCCAGTTTTTCGGACAGTATATCAAATTCGGTATCGTTGACTATCGCCCAATACTTGTTTGACAAAACTTGATTGATATAGGAGGTATGTTTAGCTACTGTATTTACGGATTGCGGCAGCATTGACACCTGTTCCTGAATGTTTTCCTTTAGAATTTCCAACCGTTCGGCATTATCTTCCAAATGCACCAAAGAGGTTTCCAAAACATCTTTTTCAAAACGCATAGCCTTAAAAACCACCTGCGAAACCGTTCGGAACAAGGGTAAAATAATTTTCCGTAAAAACTCAAAACTTTTAGCATCCAGCCCTTCCCAAAACTCGGCTTTTCTGGCCTTGAATAGGGCAGATTGCGCGTCTTGGATTGCAACAGAATCTTGAGGTAATTTTTTTAGCTGTGTTCTGAACAATTCAATTTCTTTCAAGGCGATGTCAATTTCATCAAGTTCTAGCGCAAGTTCTATTTTATCAATACGCAGACTTGCAAAGCGAACCGGTAAAGGTACTTGTGGTTTATTCTCCACCCCTTTCGGGTTTAGTTTAAAGTATTCGAAGTTATCCCAACAGTCCAGAATTCGAAAAACGTCTTTTTCAACACACCAAGGTTTCATATCGGTAGGTTCTAACAAACGCGTACCACGCCCGATCATTTGCCAAAACTTGGTATAGGAGAATACAGGTTTCGCAAAGACCAAATTAACGAGTTCGCGAATATCGATACCCGTATCAAGCATATCCACACTTATCGCCACTCTGGGCATGTTGTTCAGTTTGAATTGGTCCAACAAGCCTCCCTTACCATACACTCTAGGGTCATCGGACACTAAAACTTTAGACAGTTCTCCGTTATATTCTGGATAAAGCTTATCGAATATCTCTTCTACTTGCCGCGCTTGTTGAATCGATTGGCAGAAAAAGATGCTTTTACCCGGTAGTACTCCATTGGGGTCTTTAATGGATTCTTCCATAAACTCGCGAACGATCAACGCATTCGTCCCTCGGTTCCGCACGGATTTCTCCAGCTGTGTACCTTCGTAGTTGATTTCTTCAATATCACGGCCTTCGTGCAATAATTTCTTTTGGTCTTCCAAAGAAACCGTACGCTTACTAATACCTTCATCTTGAAATTTGGTATGAATTTTCATCACCTCAAAATTGCATAGATAGGGTGGAATGTTGTTTACCGCTTCTTCATAGGAATAAGCAAAGGTTGGCAGGCCATTTTCGCATTCAAACAGTTGAAAAGTATTGTGATCGATGACATCCGTCGGAGTCGCTGTAAGTCCTAATGTAATTGTATTGAAATAGTTCAACACCTCTTGGTAGGTGTTGTATACGGAACGATGACTTTCATCAATTACAATTAAATCGAAAAAATGGGGAGACAAGGAATTCTCTTCATCCTTTACAATATTGAGCATAGTAGGATAGGTAGAAACATAAATTCTTCTATCCGTCGCAATAGACTTTTCACCACGTTTGGGCCAAGTAGGCTCGTTCGGTAAATGCTCTCTGAATGCTTCAAGTGCTTGCTCGCGCAATGCAATTCTGTCTACTAAAAACAGAACCCGCTCCGCCCAACTGGCACGCATTAATGCATCTGTCAATGCGATACAAGTTCTGGTTTTACCTGTTCCGGTAGCCATAACTAAAAGAAACTTTGTGCGTTTCTTTTCAATGGCCTCCATTACCGCGCGAATAGCTTGTATTTGGTAATCTCTTCCTGCTATGATAGTATTGATTAATTCAGCTGCAAGTGGTTTTCTTCGTTTTCTAATAAAATCGTAACGCTCTAAATCATCACGAGTAGGAAACCCAATGATTTTTTTAGGAGGGTAGTTATTGACATCCCAAAAGTAGATGTCCAATCCGTTGGTGTAAAAACAGAATGGTAAAACACCTGTTTCTTGTTCAATTCTTTCGCAATACTGTTTTGCTTGTTCTCTTCCTAATTCTGCATCTTTCGAAGTTCTCTTTGCCTCTAGAACAGCTAGTGCCTTGCCGTCTTTACCCAAAAGAACATAATCACTAAACGCATTATTATAATCTGGCGAAGGTTCTTTTGCTTTCGAAATCACCGAATATTCCTCAACAACCTGAGTATAGTCATTGACATTCCATCCTGCTGTTTTGAGGTGGTTATCAATTAATTCTATACGTGTTTGTTTTTCGTTCAAGAAAGTCTTTGGTTGGTGCTCTTGTAAAAATAGGACTACTTTTTAGATATACAAAGAAGAAGATATACTGTTCAGTAATGTGTTGAATATAATGATAAGACTCGATATTTTGTTATTGAAGATAGTCCCAACCTCTGTTTTTTATAACTCTTTACATTACGCCTCTTGCACATGGTTTTTGATTACAGATGAACCTCTTTGGAATACACATCAAAAAAACAAAACTCTTTACAAAATCCGCTTTTTGTAAAGAGTTTTAAAAAGGTGGTTAAATCGTTCTAGTAATACTTTCAATATTTTCTTTTTGTATAGTATTCTATATGAAACTGCTTTAAAGGAAAAGAAAACCTATAATCATGTTTGGGTTCGTCCATAAAACAAAAGAGCAATAAGCCTTTAAATCGTATGGCATCGTATTTGTGCATGATCG
This genomic window from Maribacter sp. MJ134 contains:
- a CDS encoding type I restriction-modification system subunit M; its protein translation is MSLLQHNPIIKSQIQELWNKFWSGGISNPLTAIEQITYLLFMKKLDENDTDAQSRAEFTGDPFTSRFKGEFQLPNSDLKIEKQQLRWSEFKRLPAEEMLQRVQQYVFPFIKTLDTDDSPFVKHMRNAVFIIPKPSLLVEAVKIIDEIYDEMERDASEKGQDFQDIQGDVYEYLLSEIASAGKNGQFRTPRHIIKLLVELVSPKLGNRIVDPACGTGGFLLDAYQYLVTQLDKKKGSRETDEDGFIRSSKASRFNEKTKEILDQSLQGYDIDQTMVRLGLMNLMMHGIESPQIDYTDTLSKSYNESSQYDVVLANPPFTGNIDKGDINESLQLGTTKTELLFIERIYQMLRMGGTAGIVVPQGVLFGSGKAFKEARKLMIEKSELKAVITAPSGVFKPYAGVSTALLIFTKGGETENVWFYDMQSDGYSLDDKRAKLEGYGDLQDIVIKYKSAKPVSENDRKRNYFTVPKKEIVSEGYDLSFSRYKEEVYEEIEYEEPEVILEKLMGENGLEAQISKKLNELKEFF
- a CDS encoding restriction endonuclease subunit S, encoding MNYSSIVDLINDKISGEWGKPSEKDNDVFVIRTTNFTNSGKINFSDIVKRNIDENKVFKKHLVDGDIIIEKSGGTPNKPVGRVVYFEDPANGTYLTNNFTAILRPNPNKAFPKYLLYALLNNHLRGKTFRFQNKTTGIANLKLDNYLKTKIFLPKLEDQKRIAQVLTDCEELIAKRKESIALLDELLKSTFLEMFGDPVKNEKGWKTKRLNRFGNFKNGLNFSKNEKGHIIKSLGVSEFKSLSTIYKTESLPTISVFKYPSKDYFLKNGDLVFVRSNGNKKLVGRCIAIYPNDENVTFSGFCIRFRLKSEKLNSIYLTYLFKNENFKNRMLSKGRGANITNLNQTILGNLEVVLPPIDMQKDFELKVHKIEDLIKLQKEHLKQLQNLYGRLGQDAFKGELDLSKVVLREEFSIIKEVNNIPEVHKSEEQSKIVYQDKITLPPITDEEAEDIKWEKFDPDKPLKLRIEDVSSEFLAGLIKERFRKHHFSMEMLVKCFEEEHKMEISYYSSEQLKKKPYLHERQDLKKFIFSAITSSNQSNLNPFLKLEQVFYDAQKENFDLKLSARDYKVFKEKDAYQRSGIYFKIVE
- a CDS encoding DEAD/DEAH box helicase family protein, with product MNEKQTRIELIDNHLKTAGWNVNDYTQVVEEYSVISKAKEPSPDYNNAFSDYVLLGKDGKALAVLEAKRTSKDAELGREQAKQYCERIEQETGVLPFCFYTNGLDIYFWDVNNYPPKKIIGFPTRDDLERYDFIRKRRKPLAAELINTIIAGRDYQIQAIRAVMEAIEKKRTKFLLVMATGTGKTRTCIALTDALMRASWAERVLFLVDRIALREQALEAFREHLPNEPTWPKRGEKSIATDRRIYVSTYPTMLNIVKDEENSLSPHFFDLIVIDESHRSVYNTYQEVLNYFNTITLGLTATPTDVIDHNTFQLFECENGLPTFAYSYEEAVNNIPPYLCNFEVMKIHTKFQDEGISKRTVSLEDQKKLLHEGRDIEEINYEGTQLEKSVRNRGTNALIVREFMEESIKDPNGVLPGKSIFFCQSIQQARQVEEIFDKLYPEYNGELSKVLVSDDPRVYGKGGLLDQFKLNNMPRVAISVDMLDTGIDIRELVNLVFAKPVFSYTKFWQMIGRGTRLLEPTDMKPWCVEKDVFRILDCWDNFEYFKLNPKGVENKPQVPLPVRFASLRIDKIELALELDEIDIALKEIELFRTQLKKLPQDSVAIQDAQSALFKARKAEFWEGLDAKSFEFLRKIILPLFRTVSQVVFKAMRFEKDVLETSLVHLEDNAERLEILKENIQEQVSMLPQSVNTVAKHTSYINQVLSNKYWAIVNDTEFDILSEKLAPLMRYIDRRPVGNGMDQLNLSDIVTTKEFIEFGPQHESVSISRYREMVEQKIAEILDRNPILQKIKNGADVSPEEADQLAEELYLEDPHITEALLQKVYKNQRASFLQFIKHILGIEILESFDATVSKKVADFIQEHTTLSTRQIEFLNLLRDYIIERGQIHKRNLLEAPFTVIHPKGIQGVFNPKEIKEIVTLTEQLVA